Proteins encoded by one window of Salmonirosea aquatica:
- a CDS encoding flavin reductase family protein, translated as MPRKLLKYKNYDIHSITTATPDGRKNANIAMWVMQTAMGGKMLCVALDKTDYTLELVKKSGIVNINLLSEEQTRLIAKLGRQSGREVDKFKNLPYALDERGCPYLTEAVGYVQGRVTGYADGGDHELVICEVLKQLVLHPDKPVMTHHFLREKGLVRG; from the coding sequence ATGCCACGAAAATTACTCAAATACAAAAACTACGACATTCACTCGATCACCACAGCTACTCCCGACGGGCGAAAAAACGCCAACATTGCCATGTGGGTCATGCAGACGGCCATGGGTGGAAAAATGCTGTGCGTAGCTCTGGACAAAACCGACTATACGCTGGAACTGGTGAAGAAAAGCGGAATTGTGAACATAAATCTACTGTCCGAAGAGCAAACCCGGCTGATTGCCAAACTAGGCCGCCAAAGCGGGAGGGAGGTGGATAAATTCAAAAACCTGCCCTACGCCCTCGACGAGCGTGGTTGCCCCTATCTCACCGAAGCAGTGGGTTATGTACAAGGCCGGGTGACGGGCTACGCCGATGGGGGCGACCACGAGCTTGTTATTTGTGAAGTGCTGAAACAGCTGGTATTGCATCCCGACAAGCCGGTCATGACGCATCATTTCCTGCGGGAGAAAGGACTGGTGCGGGGGTAG
- a CDS encoding class I SAM-dependent methyltransferase has translation MTHQDFLHALVCPTTHTPLQLADDEKSLTSQDGVTYEVGDTGIVNMLYPKELLPDDAREQYLYDQAFLRYDRGVSWVFETLNHSDEAATRAFMIGLMDLKPGMTALEVGAGTGKDSALILEKVKPGGTAVLSDLSPNMLKLAQDKLAVDDVNVHYFLGNGSYLPFADDTFDAVFHFGGINTFSERKKAFDELTRVVRPGGKVVIGDESIAPWMRNQPTYQTLWKANPLFRAEVPLEDVPPNVANFRLHWVFGNAFYVMEYTVTAQAPEIDIDLPIPGKDFVDNWRIRAEKAGE, from the coding sequence ATGACCCACCAGGACTTTTTGCACGCCCTCGTTTGTCCCACCACTCATACCCCGCTCCAACTGGCCGATGACGAAAAAAGCCTGACCAGCCAGGATGGGGTCACCTACGAAGTGGGCGACACGGGCATCGTCAATATGCTTTACCCGAAGGAGTTGCTTCCTGATGACGCCCGTGAGCAGTATCTCTACGACCAGGCTTTCCTGCGTTACGACCGGGGCGTTTCCTGGGTTTTCGAAACCCTCAACCATTCCGACGAAGCCGCCACACGTGCGTTTATGATTGGCCTGATGGATCTCAAGCCCGGCATGACCGCCCTGGAAGTGGGAGCCGGAACGGGCAAAGATTCAGCGCTGATTCTTGAAAAAGTTAAACCCGGTGGTACCGCCGTTCTTTCGGACCTGTCGCCCAATATGCTGAAACTGGCACAGGACAAACTGGCCGTCGACGATGTTAACGTGCATTATTTCCTGGGTAATGGTTCCTACCTGCCCTTTGCCGACGACACCTTCGATGCCGTTTTTCATTTCGGAGGGATCAATACCTTTTCGGAGCGCAAAAAAGCCTTCGACGAGCTCACCCGTGTGGTGCGTCCGGGCGGAAAGGTCGTGATCGGCGACGAGAGCATTGCCCCCTGGATGCGCAACCAGCCCACCTACCAGACCCTCTGGAAGGCCAACCCGCTGTTCCGCGCCGAGGTACCCCTGGAAGATGTGCCCCCCAATGTGGCGAATTTCAGACTACACTGGGTTTTTGGAAATGCTTTTTACGTCATGGAGTACACCGTAACGGCTCAGGCCCCCGAAATAGATATTGACCTGCCCATTCCCGGCAAGGATTTTGTGGATAATTGGCGGATCAGGGCCGAGAAAGCCGGGGAGTAA
- a CDS encoding phytanoyl-CoA dioxygenase family protein yields the protein MTTHKEEFNKNGYVLLRNFLDQETVAEIYREAREIFATQIKRVAGQPVDIEDRDAFEAAMFDFFEKDFDAFVNTGKTVQHSFSLHRLAVSKQIEAILKEIGIEKPVIGARPAMQFNSRFLSKDGSKHWKLDAHQDWRTGQGSLDSTVIWFPMVEAGAEIGALQVIPGSHKSGLLEANTSGYQGGITATLKEEDFVQTEFRAGDVLIFSAFLVHQSGNNVTRNIRWSVQLRYNNLAEPTFIERGYPMAYIYKPEPDLVTPNFPTPQQLKDLYR from the coding sequence ATGACAACGCATAAGGAAGAGTTCAATAAAAACGGCTACGTGTTGCTGCGTAACTTTCTGGACCAGGAAACCGTAGCGGAAATTTATCGCGAGGCGCGGGAGATTTTTGCCACCCAAATCAAACGGGTTGCGGGGCAACCGGTCGATATCGAGGATCGGGATGCCTTTGAGGCGGCCATGTTTGATTTCTTTGAAAAAGATTTCGACGCTTTCGTCAATACGGGTAAGACCGTTCAGCATTCATTTTCGCTTCATCGCCTGGCGGTAAGCAAGCAAATTGAAGCTATTTTAAAAGAAATCGGCATCGAAAAACCCGTGATTGGGGCGCGTCCTGCCATGCAGTTCAATAGCCGGTTCCTGTCCAAAGACGGCAGCAAGCACTGGAAGCTCGATGCTCACCAGGATTGGCGTACTGGACAAGGCTCGCTGGACAGTACCGTGATCTGGTTTCCGATGGTGGAAGCTGGCGCCGAAATCGGCGCGTTGCAGGTGATTCCGGGCAGTCACAAATCGGGGCTGTTGGAAGCCAATACTTCCGGCTATCAGGGCGGCATAACGGCCACCTTGAAAGAAGAGGATTTTGTGCAGACAGAATTCCGGGCAGGTGATGTTCTTATTTTCTCCGCTTTTTTGGTACACCAGTCGGGCAATAATGTTACCCGTAACATCCGCTGGTCGGTGCAGTTGCGCTACAACAATCTGGCCGAGCCTACTTTTATTGAACGGGGATACCCCATGGCTTATATTTACAAGCCGGAACCCGATTTGGTGACACCAAATTTTCCTACCCCTCAGCAATTGAAGGATTTGTACAGATAG
- a CDS encoding glycosyltransferase family 2 protein gives MTKVSVTILTYNQVAFIGQAIESALNQITDFPYEILVGDDYSTDGTRDVILDYQKRYPDKVKPVLHKTNLGQNGLFNTIETLKLAKGKYIAPLDGDDYWTSPHKLQKQVDFMESHPDFSACFHNALITYEDGSPAREVNAPDQKQVIGMDDLIGEDEIWFMATSAVMFKHGLIHYPEWFLKSTSGDIPRYVILAKNGPIGYIPDTMSVYRKNHAGASFKDHYRDARFLSNRIMMYEGINAETRHQYNSLLRKNIARYHRMMLDARQYGRSYFRRAGLAVHYLQYRRPDQAETREIFRDYILPKWVVDIYSFFALLPHRLRRTT, from the coding sequence ATGACCAAAGTCAGCGTAACGATACTTACATATAATCAGGTAGCTTTTATTGGGCAAGCCATCGAAAGCGCACTCAATCAGATTACGGATTTTCCGTACGAGATTCTAGTGGGTGACGACTATTCTACGGATGGTACCCGGGATGTGATCCTAGATTACCAGAAACGCTACCCTGACAAGGTAAAGCCCGTTTTGCACAAGACTAATCTTGGCCAAAACGGGCTTTTCAATACCATCGAAACCCTCAAGCTGGCAAAGGGAAAGTACATTGCTCCGCTGGATGGCGACGACTATTGGACAAGCCCGCACAAGTTGCAAAAACAGGTGGATTTTATGGAAAGCCATCCTGATTTCTCGGCCTGTTTTCATAATGCCCTCATTACCTATGAGGACGGCTCGCCCGCGCGGGAAGTCAACGCCCCTGATCAGAAGCAGGTCATTGGGATGGACGATCTCATTGGCGAAGACGAAATATGGTTCATGGCTACCTCGGCGGTGATGTTTAAGCATGGCCTGATTCACTATCCCGAATGGTTTTTGAAATCGACGAGCGGCGATATACCCCGCTACGTGATTCTGGCTAAGAACGGCCCTATCGGTTATATTCCTGACACTATGTCGGTTTATCGAAAAAACCACGCGGGAGCAAGCTTTAAAGACCACTATCGCGACGCTCGTTTTCTCAGCAACCGCATTATGATGTACGAGGGAATCAATGCCGAAACCAGGCACCAATACAACTCATTGCTTCGCAAGAATATAGCCCGCTACCACCGCATGATGCTCGACGCCCGGCAATATGGCAGAAGCTATTTTCGGCGCGCAGGGCTGGCAGTCCACTACCTGCAGTACCGCCGACCCGATCAGGCTGAAACCCGGGAAATCTTCCGTGATTATATCCTGCCTAAGTGGGTTGTGGACATTTACAGTTTCTTTGCGTTGCTGCCACACCGATTACGGCGAACGACATGA
- a CDS encoding glycosyltransferase family 2 protein, whose protein sequence is MTKVSVCVPTYNHADYIAQMLDGALAQQTTFSYEIVVGDDGSTDGAPAIIQAYTERYPDRIRAYLHPKNLGPNVPREFAGRNNVLFLLKACRSEYVALCEGDDYWTDPQKLQKQVDFLDTHPNFVICHHNVRVVFEDGSPGHLFNTPDQKGTSTIDDLLADRWFMATASLMYRNYFLTEDFADWHAQAAAGDWALVLQLAARGKIGYLPDVMGVYRKHKEGLSHVHTPANEWFVKNKKEMFENVRAWLKANEARFTY, encoded by the coding sequence ATGACGAAGGTTTCGGTCTGTGTACCTACCTACAACCACGCAGATTATATCGCGCAGATGCTCGACGGAGCTTTGGCGCAGCAAACTACGTTTTCCTACGAGATCGTGGTTGGTGATGATGGTTCTACGGATGGTGCACCAGCTATTATCCAGGCCTACACCGAGCGCTACCCCGATCGCATCCGTGCCTACCTACATCCCAAGAATTTAGGGCCAAACGTACCGCGCGAGTTTGCCGGACGGAACAATGTCCTTTTTCTGTTGAAAGCCTGCCGGAGTGAGTACGTGGCGCTTTGTGAGGGCGACGATTATTGGACCGATCCTCAGAAATTGCAAAAGCAGGTCGACTTCCTGGATACTCATCCTAATTTTGTCATCTGCCATCACAATGTGCGGGTCGTCTTCGAAGATGGCTCACCCGGACATTTGTTCAATACCCCTGATCAAAAAGGTACCTCCACGATTGACGATTTACTGGCCGACCGCTGGTTCATGGCCACGGCGAGCCTGATGTACCGCAACTATTTCCTGACCGAAGATTTCGCAGACTGGCATGCCCAGGCCGCCGCCGGAGACTGGGCCCTGGTACTGCAACTGGCCGCCCGTGGTAAAATAGGGTACCTTCCCGACGTGATGGGTGTCTATCGCAAGCATAAGGAGGGACTAAGCCATGTTCATACGCCCGCGAATGAATGGTTTGTAAAAAATAAAAAGGAGATGTTTGAAAACGTCAGGGCCTGGCTGAAGGCAAATGAAGCTCGATTCACCTATTGA
- a CDS encoding glycosyltransferase family 2 protein, protein MKLSVVIPAYNEEESIPHTLRTLNKALRKYNIPHEILVTNDNSKDGTLRVLDELSVEIPELVYYTNLGPNGFGYAVRYGLERFNGDCVAVFMADMSDDPDDLVKYYFKMLEGNYDCVFGSRWSKGGKVVEYPKLKKFINRVANFIVRIVMGISYNDTTNAFKLYKRETIEGIKPFLSPHFNLTIELPLKAIVRGYNYAIVPNSWTNRKYGESKLKIKEMGSRYFFILMYCLIEKYFAQGDFMKKTKQPSKQVSR, encoded by the coding sequence ATGAAATTAAGCGTAGTTATTCCTGCCTACAACGAAGAAGAATCCATTCCCCACACCCTTCGGACTTTGAATAAGGCTTTGCGGAAATACAATATTCCACACGAAATATTGGTAACCAACGACAACTCAAAAGACGGAACCTTGCGCGTATTAGATGAACTATCCGTAGAAATTCCCGAATTGGTATACTATACCAATCTTGGTCCCAACGGTTTCGGATACGCGGTACGCTACGGTCTGGAACGTTTCAACGGCGATTGTGTGGCTGTATTTATGGCCGATATGTCCGACGATCCCGACGACCTGGTAAAGTACTATTTCAAAATGCTGGAAGGGAACTACGACTGTGTATTTGGCTCGCGCTGGTCCAAAGGGGGGAAGGTGGTGGAATATCCGAAACTGAAAAAATTCATTAACCGAGTCGCTAATTTTATCGTACGAATTGTCATGGGTATCAGCTACAACGATACCACCAATGCATTCAAACTCTATAAACGCGAGACGATAGAGGGCATCAAGCCCTTTCTTTCGCCTCACTTCAACCTTACCATCGAGCTACCGCTCAAAGCCATAGTAAGGGGCTACAACTATGCCATAGTGCCCAATAGCTGGACCAACCGGAAATACGGCGAGTCCAAATTGAAAATTAAGGAAATGGGTAGCCGCTACTTTTTCATCCTGATGTACTGCCTCATCGAGAAGTATTTTGCCCAGGGTGATTTTATGAAAAAAACAAAGCAACCGTCCAAGCAAGTCAGCCGCTAA
- a CDS encoding sensor histidine kinase — MEKILLHPHAVMSLILCLTAGLVILSFSNLEHKPSWTRWLIAASVGILGWQFDNVITFGLNPVYLESVPWRKWELVLVYGLSSVFILLAQIQLAYLFPENPFKRERKIVLWVCTAALSLVWLYYVYHVFSSQGHREFEEPVIIAIPALFIISWTILVYLRKVFYFRTHSNRQSMTACLLLMLMELFFIGSEIDAVTIGIYSSVGYWIYFLFTWIGILGGAILYIVFSTVPITFQVKLVGFTFVLVMLVLSVVTLTFFPPFPPEDLVHRAEIQENLINVCGLIVMSTFLVALVYPIILRASIIIPLERLLVGVNKVREGAVDTSVRVTSNDEIGFLTENFNLMTGTLKQARSELASYASDLEKKVEERTTQLQESLEYLKATQAHLIRREKMASLGELMAGIAHEIQNPLNFVNNFSEFGLELIEEWKAEETKPVIDKEFQAETVRSIELNLKKINEHGKRADAIVKNMQLQSRISTGLKEPTDLNQLANEYLRLSYQGYCSQKESFKATLHTQLDPSLNQVPVVVQDVSRVFVNLFNNAYYAIEMKQKAGMQAYEPSLVVTSRQLPDCIEMRIRDNGVGIPENLQRKIFQPFFTTKPAGQGTGLGLALAYDIIINDHGGTIDLVSREGEFTEFFFTVPIA, encoded by the coding sequence ATGGAAAAAATTTTACTACATCCCCATGCGGTGATGTCTCTAATCCTGTGCCTTACGGCAGGATTGGTCATCCTTTCCTTTTCCAATCTCGAGCATAAGCCCTCCTGGACGCGCTGGCTCATCGCAGCGTCGGTGGGTATCCTGGGGTGGCAATTCGATAATGTAATCACGTTCGGTCTCAATCCCGTCTATCTGGAATCCGTTCCCTGGCGCAAGTGGGAGTTGGTGCTGGTCTATGGCTTATCCAGCGTATTCATCCTGCTGGCTCAAATACAACTCGCCTACCTTTTTCCCGAAAACCCCTTCAAACGGGAGCGTAAAATTGTATTGTGGGTCTGTACTGCGGCTTTAAGTTTGGTGTGGCTATATTATGTCTACCATGTTTTTTCCAGTCAGGGACATCGGGAATTTGAAGAACCGGTCATAATCGCTATTCCGGCTTTATTCATCATAAGCTGGACCATACTGGTATATCTCCGAAAAGTATTCTACTTCCGTACTCACAGCAATCGGCAGTCCATGACCGCCTGCTTGTTGCTGATGCTGATGGAGTTGTTCTTTATCGGCTCAGAAATTGATGCGGTCACGATTGGGATCTATAGCTCGGTAGGGTACTGGATCTATTTTCTTTTCACCTGGATCGGGATTCTGGGAGGAGCCATCCTCTACATAGTATTTTCAACAGTTCCCATCACTTTTCAGGTCAAGTTGGTGGGTTTTACGTTCGTGCTGGTCATGCTGGTACTTTCAGTGGTCACCCTTACTTTTTTTCCTCCTTTTCCACCTGAAGATTTGGTCCATCGGGCTGAGATCCAGGAAAATCTAATCAATGTCTGTGGCTTGATCGTTATGTCCACTTTTCTGGTAGCGCTGGTATACCCCATCATTTTGCGTGCCAGTATTATCATACCGCTCGAACGGTTGCTGGTGGGAGTGAACAAGGTACGCGAAGGAGCCGTGGACACATCCGTCAGAGTCACCTCCAACGACGAAATCGGTTTTCTTACCGAAAACTTCAATCTTATGACGGGCACACTTAAGCAAGCCCGTTCCGAACTGGCTTCCTATGCTTCGGATCTGGAAAAGAAGGTGGAAGAACGCACCACACAGCTACAGGAGTCACTGGAGTATTTGAAAGCTACCCAGGCACACCTCATCCGGCGCGAGAAAATGGCATCCCTGGGTGAGCTCATGGCAGGCATCGCCCATGAAATTCAGAATCCGCTGAACTTTGTCAATAACTTTTCTGAATTCGGGCTGGAGCTTATCGAAGAGTGGAAAGCGGAAGAAACAAAACCTGTGATCGACAAGGAGTTTCAGGCCGAAACCGTACGGAGCATCGAATTGAACCTGAAAAAAATAAACGAACACGGCAAGCGCGCCGACGCGATCGTGAAAAACATGCAGCTCCAATCGCGCATCAGCACGGGCCTTAAAGAACCTACCGATCTGAATCAACTGGCTAATGAATACTTGCGGCTTTCCTACCAGGGGTACTGTTCTCAAAAAGAAAGTTTTAAGGCTACCCTACACACCCAACTCGACCCTTCCCTCAACCAGGTACCCGTGGTAGTTCAGGATGTGAGTCGGGTTTTCGTCAACTTGTTCAACAACGCTTACTATGCCATCGAGATGAAACAAAAAGCCGGGATGCAGGCCTACGAACCCAGCCTGGTCGTTACCTCACGGCAATTGCCCGATTGCATCGAAATGCGGATTCGGGACAATGGCGTGGGCATTCCGGAAAATTTACAAAGGAAGATTTTTCAACCCTTTTTTACCACGAAGCCCGCAGGGCAGGGTACCGGGTTAGGATTAGCTTTGGCGTATGATATTATCATCAATGACCACGGGGGTACCATCGATTTGGTTAGCCGAGAGGGCGAGTTTACCGAATTCTTCTTTACGGTACCTATCGCGTAA
- a CDS encoding 1-deoxy-D-xylulose-5-phosphate reductoisomerase has protein sequence MTKKRIALLGSTGSIGTQALEVIAAHPDAFGVSVLTAQNNAKLLIAQAVRFHPDVVVIGNEKMFDPVHSALSHRGIRVYAGDEALASVVESDSIDVVLTALVGYSGLLPTIRAIRAGKTIALANKETLVVAGELITQLAKKHQVGILPVDSEHSAIFQCLTGEEQNPIEKIILTASGGPFRGKDRAYLATVTKAQALKHPNWTMGAKITIDSATLMNKGLEVIEAKWLFDLTPEQIDVVVHPQSIIHSMVQFEDGSIKAQMGLPDMRLPIQYALGYPQRMKADFPRFDFTAYPTLTFEKPDSGTFRNLALAYDGLARGGNRPCVINAANEVAVAAFLNDEIGFLEISDVIEHCTTRVAFVSTPQYDDYVASDREARRVAAELIHANV, from the coding sequence ATGACTAAAAAAAGAATTGCCCTGCTCGGGTCTACGGGCTCCATTGGCACGCAGGCCTTAGAAGTGATTGCGGCGCATCCCGATGCTTTTGGGGTGTCGGTACTTACCGCGCAGAATAATGCCAAGCTTTTGATTGCACAAGCGGTCCGGTTTCATCCCGATGTGGTGGTAATCGGGAATGAAAAAATGTTTGATCCGGTACATTCGGCACTTTCGCACCGGGGTATACGAGTATATGCGGGCGACGAAGCGCTGGCTTCGGTGGTAGAGTCAGATTCTATCGATGTAGTACTTACCGCCCTGGTAGGGTACTCGGGTTTGTTACCTACCATTCGCGCAATCCGGGCGGGTAAAACCATCGCCCTGGCTAACAAGGAAACGCTTGTAGTGGCGGGTGAACTGATTACGCAACTGGCTAAAAAACATCAGGTAGGTATATTACCCGTAGACTCAGAGCACTCCGCGATCTTCCAGTGCCTGACCGGAGAAGAACAGAACCCAATCGAAAAAATAATCCTGACTGCTTCGGGCGGACCCTTTCGGGGCAAAGACCGCGCCTACCTCGCTACCGTGACCAAAGCTCAGGCGCTCAAACATCCCAACTGGACCATGGGGGCTAAAATCACGATCGATTCGGCTACCCTGATGAACAAGGGGCTGGAAGTTATCGAAGCCAAGTGGCTCTTTGACCTGACACCGGAGCAAATTGACGTAGTGGTACATCCACAAAGCATTATCCATTCGATGGTGCAGTTCGAAGACGGTAGTATCAAAGCCCAGATGGGCTTGCCCGACATGCGCCTGCCCATCCAGTATGCTTTGGGGTACCCCCAGCGCATGAAGGCCGACTTTCCCCGCTTCGATTTTACGGCCTACCCTACCCTTACCTTCGAGAAGCCCGACAGTGGTACCTTCCGAAATCTAGCGCTCGCCTACGACGGACTGGCCAGGGGAGGTAATCGGCCGTGTGTGATTAACGCGGCTAACGAAGTCGCTGTAGCGGCTTTCCTGAATGATGAGATCGGTTTTCTGGAAATTTCGGACGTTATCGAGCACTGCACTACCCGTGTTGCTTTTGTAAGCACCCCTCAGTACGACGACTACGTGGCCAGCGACCGGGAGGCACGGCGCGTGGCCGCCGAATTAATTCATGCCAACGTATGA
- a CDS encoding GH3 auxin-responsive promoter family protein: protein MGIRALLSLPLARYIVDNQRRWMAEGPAIQAGWQNKLINKAVSTRFGKDHFFKDVHSYDEFREAVPIRDYEDLKPYVEKILHGEPDVLWPGKPTYFAKTSGTTSGVKYIPITADSLPNHINSARDALLNYVHETGKSDFLDKKLIFLSGSPELTTKAGIHIGRLSGIVNHHVPAYLRTNQLPTYEINCIDDWETKLEKIIDETIQQPMSLISGIPPWVQMYFDRIRARTGQDIKDVFPDFSLFVYGGVNFEPYRAKLFEAIGKRVDSVETYPASEGFIAYQDSQTAEGLLLLLNSGIFFEFIPTENYFDEKPRRLSIAEVEVGKNYAVIINSNAGLWGYSLGDTVKFVSTDPYRILVTGRIKHFISAFGEHVIGEEIEKALQYAMQRHPEVEVTECTVAPMVAPPQGGLPYHEWLVEFATPPADPVTFAEDLDRRLTELNVYYDDLITGSILRPLVITSLPKNAFINYMRSEGKLGGQNKVPRLSNDRKIADGLKQS, encoded by the coding sequence ATGGGAATTAGAGCATTGCTGAGCCTCCCGCTGGCTCGCTACATTGTGGATAATCAACGCCGCTGGATGGCGGAAGGACCGGCTATACAGGCCGGATGGCAGAATAAGCTGATAAACAAAGCAGTAAGTACCCGATTTGGGAAAGACCATTTTTTTAAGGATGTGCATTCCTACGATGAATTCAGGGAGGCTGTACCTATCCGCGACTATGAAGATTTGAAACCCTATGTGGAGAAAATCCTCCATGGGGAGCCGGACGTACTATGGCCGGGTAAGCCCACCTATTTTGCCAAAACCTCAGGTACCACCTCGGGAGTCAAGTACATTCCCATTACGGCTGATTCCTTACCCAACCACATTAATTCGGCCCGTGACGCGCTGCTCAATTATGTACATGAGACGGGAAAGTCCGACTTTCTGGACAAGAAGCTGATATTTCTGTCGGGTAGCCCCGAACTGACTACTAAAGCCGGTATCCATATTGGCCGGTTGTCGGGGATCGTCAATCATCATGTGCCGGCTTATCTGCGTACCAATCAGCTGCCCACCTACGAAATCAACTGCATTGACGACTGGGAAACCAAGCTGGAAAAAATCATTGACGAAACGATCCAGCAGCCGATGTCGCTCATTTCGGGCATCCCGCCTTGGGTACAGATGTACTTCGACCGCATCCGGGCCCGAACAGGCCAGGATATTAAGGATGTATTTCCTGATTTTTCGCTTTTCGTGTACGGGGGCGTCAATTTCGAACCCTATCGTGCCAAACTTTTCGAGGCCATTGGCAAGCGGGTGGATTCTGTTGAAACCTACCCGGCCTCTGAGGGGTTTATCGCCTATCAGGATTCTCAAACCGCCGAAGGGCTGCTGCTGCTGTTGAATTCAGGTATTTTCTTTGAATTTATTCCGACTGAAAACTACTTTGATGAAAAACCCAGGCGGCTTTCGATTGCAGAAGTAGAGGTAGGAAAAAATTACGCGGTGATTATTAACAGCAATGCCGGGCTGTGGGGTTATTCGCTGGGTGATACCGTAAAGTTTGTATCAACTGACCCCTACCGGATATTGGTTACGGGTCGTATCAAACATTTTATCTCGGCCTTCGGGGAACACGTAATTGGGGAAGAGATTGAAAAAGCGCTTCAATATGCCATGCAGCGCCATCCCGAAGTTGAAGTGACTGAGTGCACGGTAGCCCCCATGGTGGCTCCGCCTCAGGGTGGGCTACCCTACCATGAATGGCTGGTGGAGTTTGCCACGCCACCAGCCGATCCCGTAACCTTTGCGGAGGACCTCGACCGGCGACTCACGGAGCTGAACGTATATTACGACGATCTGATTACCGGGTCAATTTTACGGCCCTTGGTGATTACATCGCTGCCTAAAAATGCTTTTATCAATTATATGCGTTCGGAAGGGAAGCTGGGTGGCCAGAACAAAGTTCCCCGGCTGTCCAACGACCGTAAAATTGCGGATGGATTAAAGCAAAGTTGA
- a CDS encoding rod shape-determining protein, with protein MGLFDFLTSDIAIDLGTANTLIISKDQVVVDEPSIIAIDKATGKVLAIGHTAMQMHEKTNENIKTIRPLKDGVIADFTAAEMMIRGMIKMIDSGNRFFTPSHRMVICIPSGITEVEKRAVKDSAEHAGAKEVYMVHEPIAAAIGIGIDITQPNGVMIVDIGGGTTEIAVIALSGIVCEQSVRIAGDVFTRDIVDYMRREHNLLIGERSAEMIKIAIGSALPELDTPPDDYEIRGRDLMTGIPKEIKVTYSEIAYALDKSISKIEEAVMKALEISPPELSADIYRNGIHLTGGGALLHGLDKRLAAKTKLPIHVADEPLKAVVLGTGDVLKNLELYKPVLIT; from the coding sequence ATGGGATTGTTTGATTTTTTGACGAGTGATATTGCGATTGATTTGGGTACTGCCAACACCCTGATCATCAGCAAGGACCAGGTAGTGGTAGATGAGCCCTCAATTATCGCTATCGATAAGGCAACGGGTAAAGTTTTGGCGATTGGCCACACGGCTATGCAGATGCACGAAAAGACGAACGAAAATATAAAGACCATCCGGCCTCTGAAAGATGGCGTAATTGCTGACTTCACAGCCGCAGAAATGATGATCCGGGGCATGATTAAGATGATTGACTCGGGGAACCGGTTTTTCACGCCCTCCCACCGGATGGTTATTTGCATTCCTTCGGGTATAACGGAAGTAGAGAAGCGGGCCGTAAAGGACTCCGCCGAACATGCCGGTGCTAAGGAAGTATACATGGTACATGAGCCCATCGCGGCGGCCATTGGCATTGGTATCGACATTACCCAGCCCAACGGCGTAATGATCGTGGACATTGGTGGTGGTACCACCGAAATCGCTGTTATCGCCCTATCGGGCATTGTGTGCGAGCAGTCGGTGCGCATAGCCGGGGACGTATTCACGCGCGATATTGTGGACTACATGCGTCGCGAGCATAACCTGCTCATTGGTGAACGCTCCGCCGAGATGATCAAGATTGCCATCGGCTCGGCCCTACCCGAATTGGATACCCCCCCCGACGACTATGAGATCCGGGGCCGCGACCTGATGACAGGTATTCCCAAAGAAATCAAGGTGACGTATAGCGAGATCGCCTACGCGCTCGATAAGTCCATTTCTAAGATTGAAGAAGCCGTTATGAAAGCGCTGGAAATATCACCGCCCGAGTTGTCGGCGGATATTTACCGCAACGGCATCCACCTCACAGGGGGTGGAGCATTACTCCACGGACTTGACAAGCGTTTGGCCGCCAAGACCAAGCTACCCATTCATGTAGCCGACGAACCCCTCAAAGCTGTTGTGCTGGGCACGGGAGACGTCTTGAAGAACCTGGAACTCTACAAGCCCGTACTGATTACCTAG